The Polaribacter sp. MED152 region AAGGCTCTATTATTCTTAGATTCTATGGTATGAATGGTTAAACCTGGCAGGAAAAAATCGTAGATAAAGTAACCTTCTTTTGCTACTTCTTCATGCAATTTTACCCCATATTCTGCATGAATTTCAGGCAATAACATTAAGTTATAATCATCTGCAATAGTTTTAATTTTACGTAAATAATTCCAAGTTCCTGGCTTATTAAAAAAGTTAGTTTCACCTACTTGTTTGTGTAAATACGCAAAAGCATCTAATCTTAAAATTTTTCCTCCAAAGTTGCTTACCTTTTTCAGAGTTTCTTGATAAAACTCCCAAACTAAATCAGATTTTGCATTTACATCCATCTGACCTAAAAAGGTCGAATTCATATAAACATGATGTAAAAGTTCTTGTTTAAAGTTATCGAAAGAACCAAAGTTTATGGTCTCTAGATTCTCTCCATCCTCAATTGCTTGATTAATATCATTCAACAATTGATCTACTTTAACATTACTTTCTTGAACTATGTTTTCGAGATCTTTTAGTTTGATAGGATTTGGAGTAATTTTTTGATAAAAGGTATTCCAATAAGGTTTTAGAGATCCATCAGGAAATGGAACTTGCAAAACTGGTAAGCCAGATTTTCGCATAAAAAGCTTATCTAAATATTCCTTATCTGGAATCATGATTCCATTTTCATCTAAAGACCCTTTACCTTCCCAAAAGGTATTCCAATTGATAAAAAAATCTTTGTATTTAGAAGCTTCACCTTTTTCAATTAAATCTTTAAATTGAGGTGATGCAACTGATAAATGATTTAGAACTATGTCGAATTTTAATTCGATATTTAATTGCTTTAAGTCAACTAAATCTTCTTGAGAAACCAATTCATCATTTAAATTATAATCGATGATAGAGAACCCTCTATCTAAATCGCTATTAAAAAAAGTAGGCAGCACATAGAATAAAGAAAAAACATCTTTAAACTCTGGTCTTTGAAAAAGTTTTACGATATCACTAAGTTTAGTACCTATACTATCTGGATATGCATTAAACATTACTCCATTAGAAATTGCTTGATCTTTCATACAATAATTATTCTTTCAAATTAATTTCTTCTGGCAATCTGCCAACATTCTGAAGTTTTAAAGCTGCCAAATTTAGTGCGATTTTCAGGCATTTTTCGATATCCATTTTTTGAATATATGCATACAAAAATCCAGACCAGAAAGCATCTCCTGCACCTGTTGCATCTAATACTTTATCAATCTTTACAGCTGGCATTTCTATAATTTCCTTATCTCTTTGAGAAAGTTTTACGCCTTTACTACCTAAGGTTAAACAAATTAAATCTACACCAGCATTATGAAAATAGGTGAAGATTTCATCATGTGGCAGTATTTCTCCAAAGAATCTGCGCATATCATCTTCACTAATTTTTAGTAAGGGTTTATACTTGCAATAAGCTTGTATTATGTTTACAGCCTCCTCTTTATTATCCCATAATTTATTGGCAAAGTTTAAATCGATACTTAATTTACATCCTAATCTATAAGCTTCTTCTGCTTTAGCAATGATTGTAGTTTGCGCTGGTTTTTTACTTAATGCAAAACAAGTTGTGTGAAAAACTTTAGCCGATTTTAATGCCTCTGTGCTAATTTGCGATTCTGTTATAACACAATCTGCTTCTCTAAACGGTATAAAATCTGGAGTTCCAGAAGTTCTAGACACAAAAATAACAGATGTAGGCTTGTCTTTTATAACTTGAACATAATCTGTTTTAACATTAGCCGCATTTAATTTATCTAAAACGTAATCTCCAAAACCATCTTTACCAACTGTAGAAATGAGGAAGGTATTTAAACCTAACCTAGCAGTGTTCATAGCAACGTTTGTGGGTGAACCTCCAAGATACCTATGGTAATCTTTGGTTTCGTTAATCTTCTTTTCAGATTGATGCCCAATAAAATCGATTAGCACCTCTCCTACACATAAAATATCAATAGACTTAGACAAAATAATACGTATTTAGTTTCGTCTAAAACTACAATACATTATTATTTATGAGATAATGTTCTGAAAATAATTAACGTTTAACCTTACGAAATGGTTTTCGTAAATGTAAAAATCAAGTATTTTTTGAAATAAAATATTAAATGGTATTTTTTTCTATCTTGTAATTCTAATCAACTAAATTATATTGAATGTTATCAATAATTACTTTTATTGGCTTTACAGCCCTGGTTGCTTTTATAGCCTGGTATGCTACAAGAAAAACAGATGAAACCACTGCAGATGGTTACTATTTAGCAGGCAGAAGTTTAGGTGCAATTACAATAGCAGGCTCATTATTACTAACCAATTTATCTGCAGAACAAATAGTTGGTTTAAATGGTGCTGCTTTTAAAGAAGGATTAATGGTTATGGCTTGGGAAACTTTGGCAGCTATTGCAATAATTTTTGCAGCCATTTTTCTACTACCAAAATACATGAAGTCTGGTATTACCACTATTCCAGAGTTTATTGAAACAAGATTTGACAAGCAAACTAAGGGCCTTTTATCTCTTTTATTTTTAATTGCCTATGCTATAGTATTGTTACCTACTATTTTATATTCAGGGTCTATTGCTTTTAGTACTATGTTTGATTTACCTGCAGTTTTTGGTATTTCTGAGTGGAGTGTAATTTGGGTTTGTGTATGGAGTATAGGAATAATCGGAATTTTTTACGCCATTTATGGAGGTTTGAAAGCAGTTGCTGTTTCAGATTTGATAAATGCAATAGGACTTTTAGTTGGTGGACTCTTAATACCCGTTTTTGGATTATTATTAGTTGGTGATGGCAGTATTGCTGATGGATTAGAAATGTTATGGAATAGCAATCCTGAGAAATTTAATATGGAAGGTGCTGTAGATTCTTCTATACCTTTTGGCACGCTATTTACAGGTATGATGTTGGCTCAAATTTATTATTGGGGAACAAACCAATCTATTTTACAGCGTGTTTTTGCTGCCAAAAGTTTAAAAGAAGGCCAAAAAGGAATGATGTTGGCTGCTTTAATAAAATTTGTAATTCCGATTATAGTAGTAGTTCCAGGTATTATTGCTTTCCATATTTTTGGAAATGAGTTGGGTAATCCAGATCAGGCTTATCCTGCATTAGTTAAAAAAGTATTACCCACTACTTTTGTTGGCTTTTTTGCAGCAGTATTATTTGGTGCAGTATTAAGTTCTTTTAATAGTTTATTAAATAGTAGTGCAACTTTATTCGGTTTTGACTTGTATAAAATGTACTTTAAAAAAGATGCAACAGAGCAAGAAACTGTAAAAGCAGGTAAACGATTTGGACTTTTAGTAGCTGTAATTTCTATGACAATTGCACCCTTTATAGTGCATGCTCCAGATGGTTTATTTAGTTACATACAACAATCTTTAGGTAGTTTAAGTGTGCCAATTCTAGCTGTTGTAGTAGTTGGTGTTTTTTCTAAGAAAGTACCTGCTATTGGAGCTAAAATTGTTTTAACTATTGGTGTTGGTTTGTATTTAGTGAGCCTTTTAATCTTAGAACCATTATATAGAAATGCTGCTGTAGAAGAAGCTATGGCTCAAAATATTACAGATGCTGCCCAACTAAGCATTATTAAAGCAGAGGCTTACCCTCATTATTTGCATGTAATGGGCATTTTATTTGTTTTTAATGTGTTGGTAATGTTTGTATCTAGCAAAATTAAACCTAAAAAAGACGCTTATATACCTAAAGTTACAGATTCTTTAGACGTAACTCCTTGGAGATATACCATTATTTTTGGAGTTATAATTGCAATTCTTGTTTTAGGAACTTACATCATTTTCTAAACTAAAAGTCATGAAAAAAACTTGGTGGAAAGAAGGTATTGTTTATCAAATTTATCCTAGATCTTATAAAGACAATACAGGTAATGGTGTTGGAGATATTCTAGGAATAATAGAAAAGTTAGACTACATAAAATCTTTAGGTGTAGATATTATTTGGCTATGCCCTGTTTATGAATCTCCTAACGATGATAATGGTTATGACATTTCTGATTATAGAAATATTTCTGATGAGTTTGGAGGTAATGACGCCTTTGATAGTTTGCTAAAAGAAATGCATAAAAGAGATTTAAAACTAGTAATGGATCTAGTTTTAAACCATAGTTCTGATGAACATAAATGGTTTAAAGAATCTAGAAAATCTAAAGACAATCCTTATCGTGATTATTATTTTTGGCAAGAGGCTAAAAACGGCAAGGAACCAAATAATTGGAAATCCTTTTTCAGTGGCTCTGTTTGGCAAAAGGATGATATTACAGATGAATATTTTCTGCATCTATTCACTAAAAAACAACCCGATTTAAATTGGGAAAACCCCAAAGTTAGAAAAGAAATTCACAATATTGTTGAATTTTGGTGTAAGAAAGGAGTCGATGGTTTTAGAATGGATGTAATTTCTTTAATTTCTAAACAAACCGATTTTCCTGATAGTCATGTTCCAGATAATTATGGAGAAACAATTAAAACTTATTATGCAAATGGACCAAAAATTCATCAATATTTAAATGAACTAAACCAAAAAGTTTTGTCTAAATATGATATTATGACTGTTGGCGAAGGCCCAGGAATTGATTTAGAAACAGGGCTAGATTATGTTCATGAGGATAGAAATGAACTGAACATGATTTTTCACTTTGGTCATATGTTTATAGACAATGGTGTTGGTGGCAAATACGATCCTATTGAGGTTTCATTACCAACATTTAAAAAAGTCTTTAATGACTGGGATGCTAAAATTTATCCTAAAGGTTGGGGTAGTATATTCTTAGGCAATCATGATTTTTCTAGAATGGTTTCACGTTTTGGTAACACAGAAGAATATCATAATAAATCAGCTAAATTATTGGCGCTATTATTATTTACCATGAGAGGAACAGTATATGTTTATCAAGGTGATGAAATTGGCATGACAAACGTAGCTTATCCTGATATTAGTTATTACAATGATGTAGAAACCTTAAATAGCTACAAAGAGGCATTGGCTAAAGGTAGAGACATGGATGCTTTTCTTAAATTAGTACATAGGCAAAGTAGAGATAATGCAAGAACTCCTATGCAATGGAATTCCTCTAAAAACTCAGGATTTTCTGATGCTGAGCCTTGGTTAGAAGTCAATTCTAATTACAAACAAATCAATGTAGAAAATCAAGAGAAAGACAAAGATTCTATTTTACATTTTTATAGAAAAATGAGCGCATTTCGTAAAGCAAACAAAGTAATGGTTTATGGTGATTATGAGTGTTTGAATGAAGATGATACCAACCTCTATTTTTACAAAAGATATAATGATGAAGAAACTTACATTATACTATTAAACTTTAGTAATAAAAAACAACCTTTAGATTTCGCAAAATATGATTTAGCGAATACTGATCTTGCTTTATCTAATTATTCAGAAAATTTTGATGCCTTTTTACAACCTTGGGAGGCTCAAATTAGAAAATATAAATCTTAAGTATTTAATCTTTTTTTGAACTCATCATCAGCTTTACTGTAATTAGAGCAACTACAATTGTAAGAACTAAAAGCGTTAGAAAACTTATTTTTAAATTAAAGGTATTAGAAATATATCCTAAAACTACTGGCCCTAAAAGAAAACCACCAAAACCAATTCCTGAAACCACAGAAATACCTACAGATGCTTTTACACCATCAATTTTACCAGCAACTCTAAATACTTCAGGAATAATTACAGATAATCCTAACCCAATTACACCAAAACCAATTGCTGTTATCATAAAGTTAGTTGTTAATACACAGCTATAACCTGCAATAGCAAAAAGACTCCCTAAGAATATAATTTTTACAGATCCTATTTTTGCACTTATTCCATCACCGAAAAAACGACCAATAGTCATCATAATAGAAAATAGCAAAAAGCCAATTCCAGATAAACTCGTATTTTGAATATTTACAATTTCTAATAAATAAATACTGCTCCAATGTTCAATTGCACCTTCACTACTCATAATAACCAAAGCAATAATTGCAATAGGTATTACTGGCTTTAATACTTTAAAAGAGAAGCTATTATTTTCTTTAGTTTGATCTGCTTCATTGATAAATACATAATTTCTAAACAGAAATAGGTTCACGAGAATTATTGATGCTGCAATTAAAATCATATGATAGAAAGGCACATTAATTATACCAATTAAAATACTACCAATTGATGCCCCAATTACGCCACCCAAACTAAAAAAACCATGTGCTGAAGACATAATGTTTATATTGTCTCTCTTTTCAATTTCAGATACTAAGGCATTCATTGCTATATCTGTAATTCCAGAAAATATACCCACAATAAAAAGTGAAATACATAGGGCAACATAACTCGTTACAAAAACAGGTAAAGTAAAAGCTAAAGCAAAAATGACTATTCCTAAAAAAGTTAGTTTACCTAAGCCTATCTTCTTTATTAATAGGGGTACTAAAGGTAAAAAGGATATGATACCCAGAGCAACACAAAATAATGCAAAACCAATTTGAGCATCATTTAAATTTAGATTTGCTTTTACATTGGGTATGTAAAGCACCCAAGTACCAATCATTATATTTAAAGAACAAAAAACCCAAACTACTGAGAAATATCTTTTGTTCGTAAGAATGAGTTTTAAAGAATTCATCTAATTATTTATTTATAGAAATTGTTTTTTCATCTACTCCAACTCCTTTTAAAATTAAAGAGTTCCATTCTTTTGGCAACTTTACTTTTAACTCTTCTACACCTTTTTCTGTAATGTCTAAACCTCCTAAACCAAATAAAACAGATTGCAGCATACCACCTGCTCCTGTAGCAAAATACGGATTTGTACCACCAGCAGTTTCAGCTAAGACTCCAAAAGGAGCCAACTCATTTGGCTGATAACTTTTCTCAAATAAATTATATGATTTTTTCACATCACCTAACCTAGCATACAATACAGACAAAATTGCATTACCCATTGCTGGTCCTGTTTTAGACAATTTAGGTTCGTAATATTCTAAGTCTTTTAAAATATTTTCTTTATCTGTTACTACTTTTAAAGGATATGCCAATAAATTAACATCTGCCTGCTTAATAATTACTCCATCATAGGTTGCGTTTTCTTTTGTTGTGCCATCAGGAAATTTTAAAATAGGAATATTTTTAGCTACATGTCTCCAATCAGGATTTGGAGTTTTACCCAAGGCTTCAGAAGCTTTAGATGCATATTCTAAAACCGTTTTTACCATACCATTTGTAAAGGCATTGTTGTCTATATTTTCTTCCCACTCATTAGCGCCAATTACATTTTTAATTTCGTAATTGTTTACGCCATTTCTTTCTACTCTACTCGACCAAAAATCGGCAACTTCTTTTAAAACTGGGTATCCTCTTGAAGCCAACCATTCTTTGTCTTTTGTAACTTGATAGTATTTATAGAAAGCCCAACCTACTGTAGCTGTAATATGTTGTTGAAATGGGCCAGTTAATGCCCAAACAGGAGTATCTTCTGAACCATCTTCTGCAGATTCCCAAGGAAACATTGCCCCATCATAACCATGCGCAAATGCATTATCTTTTGCTGCTTGTAGTCTTTCAAACCTGTATTCCAAAAGTGATTTTGCAATTTCTGGTTGTAACACCAATAATGGTGGATACATCCATAATTCTGTATCCCAAAAAACATGACCATTATAACCTAAACCAGATAAGCCCATAGGTGATAATGAATAAGCTGTACCTTTTCTGGCAAAGCTATACAAATGATATAATGCAGACCTAACTGCTTTTTGTGATCTTAAATCGCCATCAATTTCAATATCACTTTTCCATAAGTTTTTCCATGCATTTTCATGAGCATTTTCAAGACGATCTATACCCTCTAATCTTGCAAAAATAGTTAACCTCTCTACTTCATTATGAGGATCGTTATTGTGCACAGAAGACATACTACTACCCACTAAAGCAAATCTATAGGTTTCACCTGCCTTTAATTTTTTCTTAAACTTCATTAAGTGCATGTTGTAATCCCAATCTTCGTGAATAATTTTTGGTTCATTTCCATGATCCTCAGGAAAAATGAAAGAAGTTGATGTGGCTACTTTTTTTCTTCCAGGACTAAAAGCTACAGAAGACATTAAAGGAATTAAAACATGAGGTCTATCTATTTCTGCATATAAATTGCGAACATCTTGTAAATGATCTGGAGCAGAAATAAAGTTAATTGGCACAATTTCTACATCTTTTTTTGCAGTAATCTCTACAATACCCATAGAATTGAATGGTAAATTTCTTAGTGACATCATTTCTTGCTTAACACTAATTTTATCACCTACATTAAAAGTAGTAATTAACTTAGCTGTTTGCATGTTTAAAGTTTGCCTGTAATCTGATATTGTATTTTTAGAAATACGGTTTCCATCTACCTCTAAATGCATATTCATATGACTAAAGGTTTTTAAAATATTACTTACCCTACCTCTTTGATAATAGTCGTAAACGCCATTAAGAATAACTTCATTTACTTTTAAAGGTTCTGGAGATGAAACCATACCTACCATTCCATTTGCAACCGTTATTCCATAGTAATTATTGGCATCAATATTTTTACCTACAATATGCCAAGGAGATTGCTCTAAATCTTGTGCTTGCAAAATTGAACAGTACAAAATACTTAAGATGTAAAATTTTATTTTCATGATTATTTAATTTTAATTCTTGGGATTTCGTTCTTTTAAAGCAAGCGTTCTATAAGTACTTCCCCAATTATTGTTATTTACGTTATTTGGATGACCATCTTTGGTTAATAATGCATCTTGATCATCTTCATCGTACTTCCATAACCAAGCCGTTAAAGAAACTCCAGACTCACTTAAAAGATTTAACATGATACTTGGATTCATAAGCACACCTGAATTTACAGGAGCTATTTCACCAAAAAATATAGGTAACTGCTTATTTTCTAGAGCCAAAAGTCGTTGAGAAATATCGTCTTCAGATTCTAACAACCATTTTTCATAGGCATGAATATCAAACAAAACATTTGTTTTGCCACTTAAAAACGAATTACCAACATTGAGTAAAACGCTTTCATCTTGACCTTGCTCTGCACACGGAATTAATACAATATTCGAAGATTTACTACGAACAAGATTATACAATTCAGTCATGTCGTTCATCCAAATTTCATCTGTATAACCATCTGCTCTGTCAAAACGATAGGGTTCATTCCAAACTTCAATCCAAACATCATCGTCATTCTGAAAAGTAGCAGCCCATAATTCTAATTTTGCTTTAAACTCGTTATAAAAAAAAGTTTCAGTAGGCCTTTTGCCTGTAAATAAATGATCAGGTGTTCCATCCCAACCAAAAGGACATAAAATAGTAATTAAATTATTAGCTCTATTTTCTGCGACAATAGCTTCTAAAGAATGTAGCCATTGATTGTTTGCGTCTAGAATTGGTGCACCATTAATAGGGTTTTCTTTAACATTACCTATAAATTCTCTTGTAATGTCTAAATTCCAAGTTTGTAAATCTTTGCTACCCACACCAAAACTTTGCAAAGTGTTTGCCCCTATTAATTGCAAGTTCTTTCCATTTAGCAAGATTTTATCGTCAGAGATATTATACCCCTCAGATATACCATTATCAGTTGGTTCATCTTTACTACATGCAAAAATGACAAATACAATCAAACTTATCATAATGATATATTTTGTAATGCTATGTAGTTTAGAAAAATTCATTTTACACAATTAACTAAGATTTTTAAAATAGTTTATCTGGTGCTACTAATTTATTTAAAGATGAAATATTAGCTTCTGAAAGCAGTGATAAACCAAATTGAAAAGAAGCGTTCATCCAACCAAAACCTTCTTGGGTAATGTACTCAAAATCGGTACCTACATTTCCATATTCTGCAAACACTTTGTGAGTTGCAGCTACAACATCGTACTTTTCAGGTATTGTACCATTATAATTTACTGCATTGATGGTTATCATATACAACCATCTATACACTAATTCTTGTAATTCGTTTTGAAAATCATGGGCTTTTAGGCCTTTCCAAATCATCATTTGGTGAGGAGCCCAACCATTAGGATAATCCCATTGACGTTGAATTGCATTTTTAGGTAAGTTAGCATTCATGGCTCTTGAAGTACCTGCAATACCACCTGATTCTCTTAGTTGACTCATTAGAGAATGAACCATTTTTGGAGCATCGTTTTCGTGAATACCTGTCCAAAGAGGAACAAAATTAGAAGCACTTACAAAATGAGTTTGTAGTTTATTTTTAAAGTTATAATCAAAAAACTGCCCTTTTTCTTCATTCCACATCAAGGCATACATTGTTTCTAGCCTTTTCTCAGCCTTATTTTTCCATTCAGTAGAAGTGTATTTATCGAATTTATTATTAAAATAAGTAGCTATAATATGTGCAAAATCAGATTCGTATTTATACAGTAAACTATTGAGTGTTACCGTATTTAAATCTGCACAAACATTATCTAATCTCCATGATGTATCATGACCAGATTCACGTAAACTTCTATCATGTGTAAAATAGCTATCTAATTCTGATTCTTTAATTTTACCTAATTGATATTGCTCTATAAATTCTTCAATACTCAATCTATGTTTTTCAGCAAAACCAGCTAAGACATCATCAAAATGACCTTTTTCAGTTTCTGGAGGAATCCCTAAACCTTCTGCAAAATATCTATTTAAACCATTATTTGTTAATCGTTTACCTTGAATCATCCAAACAGTTTCGTATTCTTTAATTGCAGTTCTAAGATGACTCTCTAACCAATTAGTATTTTGTGTAACCTCAAACACCTCTAAAATTAAACTTGTGTAAAATGGGGGTTGAGTTCTAGTTAAATAATAACTTCTATTTGCATTTAAAATTTTACCATAATTCTCAATCTGATATTGAAAATTATCTGCCATTGCTTTTGCTAAATCAACTTTACCATCGCAAAGTAAACCAACAGCCTCAAAATAACTGTCCCAACCATACATTTCATTAAATCTACCTCCAGGAACTACAAATGGCACTGCTTTAATTTCGTTTTGATTTTCCTCTAATTTCAAGCTTAGTATGCCAGGTTTATTATTAATTGATTTTACAAATTCTGGAGTAATATTAACGGGTAACTTGGTTGTTTTAATTGGTAATTTATTTTCTAAACTTGTGTAGTATGTGTAAGCCAAATCATCTAAAAAAGGTACATATACTGGTAAAATACTTGCAGTAAGTTCATCATTTTTAGTATCAGTAATTAAGGCTTCAATACCTAATTCATCCATACTTCTTGTTAGGCCTTTCCAATAGAAATCTTTTATCATTCTAGAAATCCTATTCGCAGGTAATTCATTAATATTTTCATATTTTATTTCAGCAAAGGTTTTACCTAATTGCTTCTGAATTACTAATTCTTGTAATAAGTTTGATAAATGATAAGTACCCTCAATAACCATTGATTGGCCATCTTCTGAAATTAAGTTAAACGCCTTTGGACCTTGATCTTCAATGGTAATTTTTTTATCACCATCTGTATCTTCCTGATTCAACAGATTGTTAATATTATCTTGTATATGAACTTTAAAAGTCATTAGGCAACCACCGTTTTTTTCTTAGACATTCTATCTATCAATAAAACAAAAATGATTAGCAAAATCATTGGAATTAATAAAAAGTAAAATGCATTTGCACCACCAACAGTTTCAAATAATTCACCAACTACTCTAGAGCCAATTGTACCTCCTAAAGCAGAAAAAATGATGATTAGTCCAGACATTGCAGAATGTAATCTTTTGGGTAAAGAACTTAATACTGTAGAGTTTAATAGTGGATAAATTGGAGCTATAAACAAACCTATTAACGGCAAAATAAAACCTAAAAATGGAACATCACCAATGGCTGTAATTTCTACAAGATCTGTACTTTCTTTTAATTGAGGTAGTACAAAAAGTAAAATTGCCCCAGAAATTACAATGCAGATTACTACCAATATTACCCAAGAAATTCGTTTGGTTAAATAACCTGCTACAAATCGTCCTAGAGCCAAAGAGAGTGCAAAAATTATAGCCATTTGTACACTTAATTTTTCTGAGAAAAAGAAAATCTTTTCGTTAAAACGTGGAAGCCATGTCATAATTCCCTGCTCTATCATCACAAATAGAAAAGCAGAAATGATAAAGACTAAAACCAAAGGCACTATAATTAATTTAGCAGATGCTTTTATATCTTCTTGTAAACCATTTCCTGACGTTTCAACTTGATATTCCACCTTTGAAAAAAACAGGAATAAAAAAGAAATCAAAATTAAAAAACATAAAACGTAATAAACATTTAACCAGCTATTGGGATCATCTGAATAAAAGAATGGAAATAAAATATAGGCTAATGCAATACCAACCATGAAAAAGCCTTCTATAGAACTCATTAATGATGAATGTTCTTCTTTTGTTTCTGTAACCAACCCAATTAAGGAATACACAGATAATTTGATTAGTGCAAAACTAACACCAATTGATAAAAACAGGACTTTAGTATACACAAATGAGTTACCAAAAATCATTACTAAGCAACCAAAGAAAACAATTGCTAAAGCTGTTAACATTGCTTTTTTGTAACCAAACCTTGGTAAAAACGAGGCTATAAAAAAGGATACAATTGCAATTGGCAAATCTTTAAACGCCTCTAAAACCGAAGCTTGTGATTCAGAAACGCCATAAACATTTATAGATTTTGCGATAACAATACCAACACTATTTAAAAGAATAGCAAATACAAAGTAATTTAAATAAATTGAAATTTTGATTCCTAGATTTTTCATAAATTTCAGCTTTAATTATTCCTTAACTACTTCTGCATCATTATCAATTGAAGTTTTTGGAACATTTAAACGACTAGCTAAAAAAGCAGATATCACAAAAAACACACCTGCAAATAACATTGCATTAACTGCATTATCACCTAAGATATATTTATAGATTGGTCCAAAACTTAATGTTTGAATAAACATTGGAATTACAATCATCATATTTAAAATTCCCATATAAACTCCTCTTCGATCTTGAGGAACAATTTTAGAAACCATAGTATATGGAATTCCCATCATTGCAGCCCAGCCAATACCAAATAA contains the following coding sequences:
- a CDS encoding glycoside hydrolase family 65 protein, encoding MKIKFYILSILYCSILQAQDLEQSPWHIVGKNIDANNYYGITVANGMVGMVSSPEPLKVNEVILNGVYDYYQRGRVSNILKTFSHMNMHLEVDGNRISKNTISDYRQTLNMQTAKLITTFNVGDKISVKQEMMSLRNLPFNSMGIVEITAKKDVEIVPINFISAPDHLQDVRNLYAEIDRPHVLIPLMSSVAFSPGRKKVATSTSFIFPEDHGNEPKIIHEDWDYNMHLMKFKKKLKAGETYRFALVGSSMSSVHNNDPHNEVERLTIFARLEGIDRLENAHENAWKNLWKSDIEIDGDLRSQKAVRSALYHLYSFARKGTAYSLSPMGLSGLGYNGHVFWDTELWMYPPLLVLQPEIAKSLLEYRFERLQAAKDNAFAHGYDGAMFPWESAEDGSEDTPVWALTGPFQQHITATVGWAFYKYYQVTKDKEWLASRGYPVLKEVADFWSSRVERNGVNNYEIKNVIGANEWEENIDNNAFTNGMVKTVLEYASKASEALGKTPNPDWRHVAKNIPILKFPDGTTKENATYDGVIIKQADVNLLAYPLKVVTDKENILKDLEYYEPKLSKTGPAMGNAILSVLYARLGDVKKSYNLFEKSYQPNELAPFGVLAETAGGTNPYFATGAGGMLQSVLFGLGGLDITEKGVEELKVKLPKEWNSLILKGVGVDEKTISINK
- a CDS encoding cellulase family glycosylhydrolase, whose product is MISLIVFVIFACSKDEPTDNGISEGYNISDDKILLNGKNLQLIGANTLQSFGVGSKDLQTWNLDITREFIGNVKENPINGAPILDANNQWLHSLEAIVAENRANNLITILCPFGWDGTPDHLFTGKRPTETFFYNEFKAKLELWAATFQNDDDVWIEVWNEPYRFDRADGYTDEIWMNDMTELYNLVRSKSSNIVLIPCAEQGQDESVLLNVGNSFLSGKTNVLFDIHAYEKWLLESEDDISQRLLALENKQLPIFFGEIAPVNSGVLMNPSIMLNLLSESGVSLTAWLWKYDEDDQDALLTKDGHPNNVNNNNWGSTYRTLALKERNPKN
- a CDS encoding alpha,alpha-trehalase, which translates into the protein MTFKVHIQDNINNLLNQEDTDGDKKITIEDQGPKAFNLISEDGQSMVIEGTYHLSNLLQELVIQKQLGKTFAEIKYENINELPANRISRMIKDFYWKGLTRSMDELGIEALITDTKNDELTASILPVYVPFLDDLAYTYYTSLENKLPIKTTKLPVNITPEFVKSINNKPGILSLKLEENQNEIKAVPFVVPGGRFNEMYGWDSYFEAVGLLCDGKVDLAKAMADNFQYQIENYGKILNANRSYYLTRTQPPFYTSLILEVFEVTQNTNWLESHLRTAIKEYETVWMIQGKRLTNNGLNRYFAEGLGIPPETEKGHFDDVLAGFAEKHRLSIEEFIEQYQLGKIKESELDSYFTHDRSLRESGHDTSWRLDNVCADLNTVTLNSLLYKYESDFAHIIATYFNNKFDKYTSTEWKNKAEKRLETMYALMWNEEKGQFFDYNFKNKLQTHFVSASNFVPLWTGIHENDAPKMVHSLMSQLRESGGIAGTSRAMNANLPKNAIQRQWDYPNGWAPHQMMIWKGLKAHDFQNELQELVYRWLYMITINAVNYNGTIPEKYDVVAATHKVFAEYGNVGTDFEYITQEGFGWMNASFQFGLSLLSEANISSLNKLVAPDKLF
- a CDS encoding sugar MFS transporter, whose amino-acid sequence is MKNLGIKISIYLNYFVFAILLNSVGIVIAKSINVYGVSESQASVLEAFKDLPIAIVSFFIASFLPRFGYKKAMLTALAIVFFGCLVMIFGNSFVYTKVLFLSIGVSFALIKLSVYSLIGLVTETKEEHSSLMSSIEGFFMVGIALAYILFPFFYSDDPNSWLNVYYVLCFLILISFLFLFFSKVEYQVETSGNGLQEDIKASAKLIIVPLVLVFIISAFLFVMIEQGIMTWLPRFNEKIFFFSEKLSVQMAIIFALSLALGRFVAGYLTKRISWVILVVICIVISGAILLFVLPQLKESTDLVEITAIGDVPFLGFILPLIGLFIAPIYPLLNSTVLSSLPKRLHSAMSGLIIIFSALGGTIGSRVVGELFETVGGANAFYFLLIPMILLIIFVLLIDRMSKKKTVVA